A single window of Anaerocolumna chitinilytica DNA harbors:
- a CDS encoding oligopeptide/dipeptide ABC transporter ATP-binding protein: MENKDKKVLIRVQNLKQYFPIKKGFIQKEKLYVRANDDVTLDIYEGETLGLVGESGCGKSTLGRTLLQLYAQTDGRTMYYGRDVDEIAPDYVLDILKSLVDRKKEYFNLKEKEVNVRKQYDALPDGDEKYSMRTHLLEAEKHARDSFLDIVQLIGGFFVAEDLAPISDILVKEYKAGVEYRKLKEKLNDARVAYEGARSFQKEKGKTKEQIDAATSNALSQIEKQEEIIKIKEKELEEIRMEIYKLMKKYESNPDFAKYEVYRDKGINLARLTEEESRKLRKDLQLIFQDPYSSLNPRMTVGQIISEGLLAHKYFDKNDEKMQNYVMEVMEKCGLAPYFIHRYPHQFSGGQRQRIGIARSLALKPKFVVCDEAVSALDVSIQSQIINLLLDLKEQENLTYLFISHDLSVIKYISDRVGVMYLGNIVELATTEELFAHPTHPYTEALLSAIPTTDVDNKKEAIILEGDIPSPIKPPTGCKFHTRCRYATDICKKVTPDFEEVRPGHFVACHHKINL; the protein is encoded by the coding sequence ATGGAAAATAAGGACAAAAAAGTACTCATACGTGTTCAGAACTTAAAGCAATACTTCCCCATAAAGAAGGGTTTTATCCAGAAGGAGAAACTTTATGTAAGGGCAAACGATGATGTTACCCTGGATATTTATGAGGGAGAAACCCTTGGTTTGGTTGGGGAGAGCGGCTGCGGAAAGTCAACTCTTGGACGTACCCTGCTTCAGTTATACGCTCAAACAGACGGAAGAACCATGTATTATGGCAGGGATGTAGATGAAATTGCACCTGATTATGTTTTGGATATCTTAAAGTCTTTAGTTGATAGAAAGAAAGAATACTTTAACTTAAAAGAAAAAGAAGTAAATGTAAGAAAGCAATATGATGCATTACCGGATGGTGATGAGAAATATTCCATGCGTACACACTTATTAGAAGCTGAAAAGCATGCCAGAGACAGCTTTTTGGACATCGTACAGTTAATCGGCGGATTCTTTGTAGCTGAAGATTTAGCTCCTATCTCAGATATTCTTGTAAAAGAATATAAAGCAGGAGTTGAATATCGCAAATTAAAAGAAAAACTTAATGATGCCCGTGTTGCATATGAAGGAGCCCGTTCTTTCCAAAAAGAGAAAGGAAAGACGAAGGAACAGATTGATGCAGCAACAAGCAATGCATTGTCACAGATAGAAAAGCAGGAAGAAATTATCAAAATAAAAGAAAAAGAGCTGGAAGAAATCCGTATGGAAATCTACAAGCTTATGAAAAAGTATGAGAGTAATCCTGATTTCGCTAAATATGAGGTATATAGAGATAAAGGAATCAATCTTGCGAGATTAACAGAAGAAGAGAGCCGTAAACTTCGTAAGGATTTGCAATTAATCTTTCAGGATCCCTATTCTTCATTGAATCCAAGAATGACTGTAGGCCAGATTATCTCCGAAGGCCTTTTAGCTCATAAATATTTTGATAAGAACGACGAGAAGATGCAGAACTACGTAATGGAAGTAATGGAAAAGTGCGGTCTGGCACCTTACTTTATTCACCGTTACCCTCACCAGTTCTCAGGCGGTCAGCGTCAGCGTATCGGTATTGCCCGTTCCCTGGCTCTGAAACCGAAGTTTGTAGTTTGTGATGAGGCAGTTTCCGCTCTTGATGTATCTATCCAGTCTCAGATTATTAACCTGTTACTGGACTTAAAAGAGCAGGAGAATTTAACTTATCTCTTTATTTCTCATGATTTAAGCGTTATAAAATACATCAGTGATCGTGTAGGTGTTATGTACCTCGGAAATATCGTAGAATTAGCTACCACAGAAGAACTCTTCGCTCATCCGACACATCCTTATACGGAAGCACTGTTATCTGCAATTCCTACAACGGATGTGGATAATAAGAAAGAAGCAATTATTCTGGAAGGAGACATACCAAGTCCTATTAAACCTCCTACAGGATGTAAATTCCATACACGCTGCCGTTATGCAACAGATATCTGCAAAAAGGTGACTCCTGATTTTGAAGAAGTAAGACCTGGACATTTTGTAGCGTGCCATCATAAGATAAATCTGTAA
- a CDS encoding ABC transporter ATP-binding protein: protein MALLELRDLHTFFTTKKGIIKAVNGVSYKVEAGKTLGVVGESGSGKSVSAMSIIKLLDGNGYIDSGEVIFDGKDLADVSVKDMSKIRGNDISVIFQEPMTSLNPVFTVEKQVSEPFIVHQGMKKAEAAKKVVEMLRQVNIPNPEAVAKQYPHQLSGGMRQRVMIAMALACKPKLLIADEPTTALDVTIQAQILKLMNALKKENGTSILFITHDLGVINEMADDVAVMYCGQVVEMAPVGVIFGKDNNYSHPYTEGLMYSIPRLDTPTGVRLEAIPGAVPHPLDLPKGCKFAPRCKYATDKCRNEEPSLVEVEKGHPIRCFYPEKGVRANGK, encoded by the coding sequence ATGGCATTACTGGAATTAAGAGACCTACACACATTTTTTACTACGAAAAAGGGAATAATAAAGGCAGTTAATGGTGTTTCTTACAAAGTAGAAGCTGGTAAGACTCTCGGCGTTGTTGGCGAGAGTGGCAGTGGTAAGAGCGTATCTGCTATGAGTATTATAAAGCTGTTAGACGGTAACGGTTACATTGACAGCGGCGAAGTTATCTTTGACGGAAAAGACCTTGCAGATGTTTCCGTCAAGGACATGAGTAAGATAAGAGGAAATGATATCTCAGTTATCTTTCAGGAACCAATGACCTCCTTGAATCCGGTCTTTACTGTAGAGAAGCAGGTTTCTGAGCCTTTTATCGTACATCAGGGAATGAAAAAGGCAGAGGCAGCTAAGAAAGTTGTTGAGATGCTAAGACAAGTTAATATACCCAATCCGGAAGCGGTGGCGAAACAGTATCCCCATCAGTTATCCGGTGGTATGAGACAGCGTGTTATGATTGCTATGGCCCTTGCCTGCAAGCCCAAGCTTTTAATTGCCGATGAACCTACAACAGCCCTTGATGTTACTATACAGGCGCAGATTCTTAAGCTTATGAATGCTTTGAAGAAGGAAAACGGAACCTCTATCCTTTTCATTACACATGACCTTGGGGTTATTAATGAAATGGCAGATGATGTAGCGGTTATGTACTGCGGTCAGGTAGTTGAGATGGCTCCGGTGGGAGTTATTTTCGGAAAAGACAATAACTATTCCCATCCTTATACCGAAGGTTTAATGTACTCTATTCCAAGATTGGATACACCTACCGGTGTTCGCTTAGAGGCTATTCCGGGAGCTGTACCTCATCCTTTGGATCTTCCGAAGGGTTGTAAATTTGCCCCCAGATGTAAATATGCAACGGATAAATGCCGTAATGAAGAGCCTTCTTTGGTTGAGGTCGAAAAAGGTCATCCTATTCGTTGTTTTTATCCGGAGAAAGGAGTGAGGGCAAATGGAAAATAA
- a CDS encoding sensor histidine kinase gives MQFITDKMILFGICLALYLFSYPDTFSPVHILAFIILTCLCSYTENQRIRLALFLLALGVCQYFPPCLLLMPLVYYDILYGIYGNFVFLILIPLFMNFTEYHTITYILILMLFTLATFLKHKSFQYTKMILEYNEQRDTSKELSLLQEERNQSLLENQDYEINVATLNERNRISKEIHDNIGHILSRALLQIGALLMVSSDEIQKEGLQDLRSSLSQGMDSIRSSIHNMYDESIDLYTSIETLTKDFTFCPVNFDYDIRNTPDIKLKYALIAITKEALSNIMKHSNATKVRISLLEHPAMYQLIISDNGHLSEEKLIKLKALDKSQNYFDGMGLQNMMDRVKGFQGIMNITADNGFKIFISIPK, from the coding sequence ATGCAATTTATTACGGATAAAATGATTCTCTTCGGTATTTGTCTGGCATTATACCTATTTTCCTACCCAGATACCTTTTCTCCCGTTCACATATTGGCCTTTATCATATTGACCTGTTTATGTTCATATACAGAAAACCAGCGCATCCGTCTTGCTTTGTTTCTGTTGGCTCTTGGTGTCTGCCAGTACTTTCCGCCCTGTCTTCTGCTTATGCCCTTGGTTTACTATGATATCTTATATGGCATATATGGAAATTTTGTATTTTTAATCCTGATACCATTATTTATGAATTTTACGGAATACCATACAATAACTTACATTCTGATATTAATGTTATTTACACTGGCAACTTTCTTAAAGCATAAATCCTTCCAGTACACCAAAATGATATTGGAGTATAATGAGCAGCGGGATACTTCAAAGGAACTTTCTCTTTTACAGGAAGAAAGAAATCAAAGCCTGCTGGAAAATCAGGACTATGAAATTAATGTTGCCACCTTAAATGAACGAAATCGTATCTCAAAAGAAATCCATGATAACATCGGACATATACTCTCCAGAGCTTTGCTGCAAATCGGTGCCTTGCTGATGGTGTCATCGGATGAAATTCAAAAGGAAGGCTTACAAGATCTAAGGTCATCACTCTCTCAAGGAATGGATAGTATCCGTTCAAGTATCCACAATATGTATGACGAATCCATTGATTTATACACTTCTATTGAAACTCTGACGAAAGATTTTACTTTTTGTCCTGTGAATTTCGATTATGATATCCGAAATACACCGGATATCAAGCTGAAGTACGCATTGATTGCCATCACAAAAGAGGCTCTCTCCAATATTATGAAGCATTCAAATGCCACTAAGGTCCGTATTAGCCTGCTGGAGCATCCGGCCATGTACCAGCTTATTATCTCCGATAATGGGCATCTCAGTGAGGAAAAATTGATTAAATTAAAAGCATTGGATAAGAGCCAGAACTATTTTGACGGAATGGGACTGCAGAATATGATGGACCGTGTAAAAGGCTTTCAGGGTATTATGAATATTACTGCTGATAATGGTTTTAAAATATTTATCAGCATCCCTAAGTAA
- a CDS encoding response regulator transcription factor yields the protein MKVLIVDDDKLVCSSLKIILSSDKEITVCASGNNGEDAIRLYAEHLPDILLMDIRMEPMSGLVAGEKILAAYPEAKILYLTTFLDDDYIIKALNIGAKGYMLKQDFESILPALNAVYKGQNVYGNEIITKLPGLLQQSSSQINTANYGITEKEYEIICKIADGLSNKEIAELLFLSEGTVRNYISLILEKLSLRDRTQIAIFYYKNC from the coding sequence ATGAAGGTTCTTATAGTGGATGATGACAAACTTGTTTGCTCTTCCCTGAAAATTATACTTTCTTCTGACAAAGAAATCACGGTCTGCGCTAGTGGCAACAATGGGGAGGATGCTATCCGGCTATACGCAGAGCATTTACCGGATATTTTATTAATGGATATACGTATGGAACCAATGTCCGGTCTTGTTGCAGGTGAAAAAATCCTTGCCGCGTATCCAGAGGCAAAAATCCTCTACCTTACTACCTTTCTAGATGATGATTATATAATTAAGGCATTGAATATCGGCGCAAAAGGTTATATGTTAAAACAGGATTTCGAAAGTATCCTCCCGGCCCTCAATGCTGTTTATAAAGGTCAGAATGTGTATGGAAATGAAATAATTACGAAATTACCCGGCCTGTTGCAGCAGTCCAGCAGCCAAATAAACACTGCAAATTATGGAATAACAGAAAAAGAATACGAGATCATCTGTAAAATAGCCGACGGTCTATCCAACAAGGAGATTGCAGAACTTCTATTCCTAAGCGAAGGTACTGTAAGAAATTATATCAGTCTGATTCTTGAGAAACTCTCCTTACGAGATCGTACTCAGATAGCAATCTTCTATTATAAAAATTGTTGA